The Vibrio pomeroyi genome window below encodes:
- a CDS encoding BCCT family transporter — translation MTKGIDKYSIDSTDYTVGQDNVQKWGFDVHNPVFGISAGLITLFLIGVLVTDTASAKAALDGVKGQIINSFDWLFIWSGNIFVLFCLGLIVSPFGKIRLGGVDATADYSFMSWLSMLFAAGMGIGLMFWSVAEPAAYYTGWFETPLGVEPNTPEAAKLALGATMYHWGLHPWAIYGVVALSLAFFSYNKGLPLSIRSIFYPILGDRAWGWAGHIVDILAVLATLFGLATSLGLGAQQAASGIQHVFGLEAGLGLQVIVITVVTLLAVVSVLRGIDGGVKVISNINMLVAFLLLILVALIGYAVTLGSIPTTLMAYIENIIPLSNPHGREDQAWLHGWTVFYWAWWISWSPFVGMFIARVSKGRTVREFITAVLIVPTTVTIIWMSVFGGMAIDQIVNNVGILGQEGLTDVSLAMFQMFDALPFGTLLSIIAVVLVLVFFITSSDSGSLVIDSITAGGKVDTPVPQRVFWAFLEGAIAVALLWVGGTEAVQALQAGAISTALPFTIILLLMCVSLLMGMRTEKR, via the coding sequence ATGACTAAAGGTATAGATAAATACAGTATCGACAGTACCGATTACACTGTTGGTCAGGACAATGTTCAAAAATGGGGTTTTGATGTTCATAACCCAGTATTTGGCATAAGTGCAGGTTTAATTACTCTGTTTTTGATTGGTGTTCTGGTTACTGATACTGCATCCGCAAAGGCGGCACTGGATGGTGTTAAAGGTCAAATCATCAATTCATTTGATTGGCTGTTCATCTGGTCAGGCAACATTTTCGTACTCTTCTGCTTAGGCTTGATTGTTTCTCCGTTTGGTAAAATCCGCCTTGGTGGTGTTGATGCAACGGCAGATTACTCTTTCATGTCTTGGCTATCGATGCTGTTTGCAGCAGGTATGGGTATCGGCCTAATGTTCTGGAGTGTGGCAGAGCCAGCGGCTTACTACACGGGTTGGTTTGAAACGCCACTTGGCGTAGAGCCAAATACACCAGAAGCAGCAAAACTGGCACTCGGTGCAACCATGTACCACTGGGGTCTTCACCCTTGGGCTATTTATGGTGTTGTAGCGCTTTCACTGGCTTTCTTCTCTTACAACAAGGGATTACCGCTTTCGATTCGTTCTATCTTCTACCCAATTTTAGGTGATAGAGCGTGGGGCTGGGCAGGTCACATCGTTGATATTCTTGCCGTTCTTGCAACTCTGTTTGGTTTGGCGACATCGCTAGGTTTAGGTGCACAGCAAGCCGCGAGTGGTATTCAACACGTATTCGGTCTTGAAGCTGGTTTAGGGCTACAAGTTATCGTTATTACCGTAGTAACATTGTTGGCGGTCGTTTCGGTACTTCGTGGTATCGATGGCGGCGTTAAGGTTATCAGTAACATTAACATGTTGGTGGCTTTCCTACTGCTTATCTTAGTGGCACTGATCGGCTACGCAGTAACGCTAGGTTCAATTCCAACAACATTGATGGCATACATCGAGAACATCATTCCACTGAGTAACCCTCATGGTCGTGAAGACCAAGCTTGGTTGCACGGTTGGACGGTATTCTACTGGGCTTGGTGGATTTCATGGTCACCATTCGTAGGTATGTTCATCGCTCGTGTATCTAAAGGTCGTACGGTTCGTGAGTTCATCACAGCGGTTCTGATTGTTCCAACTACAGTCACTATCATTTGGATGTCAGTATTTGGCGGCATGGCGATTGATCAAATCGTGAATAACGTTGGTATTCTTGGTCAAGAAGGTTTGACTGATGTGTCATTAGCGATGTTCCAAATGTTTGATGCTCTACCGTTCGGTACGCTGCTATCAATCATTGCGGTTGTATTGGTTCTGGTATTCTTCATTACCTCGTCTGACTCAGGCTCTCTTGTTATCGACAGCATCACTGCTGGTGGTAAAGTAGACACGCCAGTGCCTCAACGTGTGTTCTGGGCGTTCCTTGAAGGTGCGATCGCTGTAGCTCTATTGTGGGTTGGCGGTACTGAAGCAGTACAAGCTCTGCAAGCGGGTGCTATCTCGACAGCATTGCCGTTCACCATCATTCTATTATTGATGTGTGTAAGCTTGCTAATGGGTATGCGTACAGAGAAACGCTAG